TCATGCCTTTCACAAATTTCAAATAGACGTAGTTGCTCTTCTTCTGTCCACACCCGTCCTGCTGGATTATGCGGGGAGCAATGAATATACATTTTCACTTGTTCCGCAATGATTTTCTTTTCAAAAGCTTTAAAATCAATTGAGAAATGGCAATCGTTATTTTCTAGATCCAACGTAATCAGCTGACGATTCGTATCTCTCACGGCATCGTGGAAAGGATAATAAACCGGTGTTAAAATTATTACCGCATCATTTTCTACAGTAAACGCATGCAATAGATGGTATAGTGCCTGAACAATTCCCGGAGTATAACGAATCCACGCTTTCTTTAATGGAAAATTAAAGTGGTTCGTCATCCATTCGTTAACTGTATCGAAATAGTCGCTGCCGGTGAAGCTGTAACCATATACGCCATGTGCAATTTTTTCTGCCAATGCAGCTGTAATCGCGTCCGCAACCTTGAAGTCCATATCTGCCACCCACATCGGTAAGAGATTATTGCCCTTAAATTTGCTATCTACCAGATCCCATTTTACTGAGCGGGTATTTTTGCGATCGGTATAGTAGTTATTTAAAAATGTCTGCTTATCCATGACTGCCTCCTCTAATAATCTTAAACTCATTCATAGGCTTAACTCTAACCAAAGCTGAACCGTTTCGCAAGAGAAACACAAAATTTTGGGACTCATGGAATTGGGCAACTCAAATCTTGAAAGCCGTTTGAGTGGGCGTTATCATCGCGCTCATTAATTATCTTTGATAGTCTGCACAACTTCTTAAATTTAGGCAATCTTGTGCAGACTATTGCCCAATGT
This genomic interval from Jeotgalibaca porci contains the following:
- a CDS encoding MalY/PatB family protein codes for the protein MDKQTFLNNYYTDRKNTRSVKWDLVDSKFKGNNLLPMWVADMDFKVADAITAALAEKIAHGVYGYSFTGSDYFDTVNEWMTNHFNFPLKKAWIRYTPGIVQALYHLLHAFTVENDAVIILTPVYYPFHDAVRDTNRQLITLDLENNDCHFSIDFKAFEKKIIAEQVKMYIHCSPHNPAGRVWTEEEQLRLFEICERHDVLVISDEIHQDFTFGDSKHIPSATVADGRFRNRIITANSASKSFNLAALTHAHIIITDEVLRKQYDDYARTAIRSEANVMGVIATEAAYRGGQEWLEALKGVILDNYNDAVMALKKALPEIKVAPLQGTYLMFVDLNPVLKGMNTTEFMQEKCGVAIDYGEWFGTSYHGYIRINLATKPEFVEQTIEAIIREARLL